The proteins below are encoded in one region of SAR202 cluster bacterium:
- a CDS encoding TerC family protein, producing MDVTIWHYVIFTAAIFAMLAVDLGLFHRKAHSVKFREAVMWYFVWLTLAAIFAGWIFWQGGSDKGAEFVTGYVIELMLSVDNIFVFLVIFSYFKVPSQFQHRVLFYGILGAVFMRAAFIGLGVSLINMFEWTIYIFGIFLVYTGIKLLIRKEGEVDPDQNPMVKIVRKVIPVSGEYDGQKFFTRKNGVLMITPLLLVLLAVESADVVFAVDSVPAILAITTDPFIVWTSNVFAILGLRSLFFIFSDLVSTIRYLKYGLSVMLTFIGLKLLAHDIYHMPTYVSLGVVVGVLVITVAASYIIKPSEADAHAHGGKSDKEPAQDSH from the coding sequence ATGGACGTTACCATCTGGCATTACGTAATATTCACGGCGGCAATTTTCGCAATGCTCGCCGTCGACCTGGGCCTGTTCCACCGCAAGGCCCACTCCGTAAAGTTCCGCGAAGCGGTGATGTGGTACTTTGTGTGGCTAACGCTGGCCGCCATTTTCGCGGGGTGGATTTTCTGGCAGGGTGGCTCAGACAAGGGCGCGGAGTTCGTGACGGGCTACGTCATCGAGCTTATGCTCAGCGTAGATAACATCTTTGTGTTCCTGGTCATCTTCTCTTACTTCAAGGTCCCATCGCAGTTCCAACACCGCGTCCTCTTCTACGGCATTCTTGGCGCGGTCTTCATGAGGGCGGCGTTCATCGGTCTGGGCGTCTCGCTCATCAACATGTTTGAGTGGACGATCTACATATTCGGCATCTTCCTCGTCTATACCGGCATCAAGCTCCTGATCCGCAAGGAGGGAGAGGTCGACCCGGACCAGAACCCGATGGTGAAGATTGTCCGGAAAGTGATTCCCGTCTCCGGCGAGTATGACGGCCAGAAGTTCTTCACTCGCAAGAACGGTGTCCTCATGATCACGCCGCTCCTGCTGGTCCTGCTAGCGGTGGAGAGCGCGGACGTGGTGTTCGCAGTTGACTCCGTGCCTGCAATCCTGGCCATAACCACGGACCCGTTCATCGTGTGGACATCCAACGTCTTCGCAATCCTTGGACTCAGGTCGCTCTTCTTCATCTTCTCGGACCTTGTGAGCACAATCCGTTACCTGAAGTACGGCCTGTCCGTCATGCTCACTTTCATAGGCCTCAAGCTGCTGGCACACGACATCTACCACATGCCCACATACGTCTCGCTGGGCGTTGTTGTCGGCGTGCTCGTCATCACTGTTGCTGCCTCCTACATCATCAAGCCCTCTGAAGCTGATGCTCACGCCCACGGCGGCAAGTCCGATAAAGAGCCGGCGCAGGATAGCCACTAG
- a CDS encoding Trk family potassium uptake protein produces MNGPWRKKPADSVVHRPRVEQTSPVHIQVEERKPPSRALATPLLLVYGIAALVLIGTLLLLLPVSHNGPGWTPFMVAFFTGTSAASTTGLAVVDSSSYWSPVGHLITMVLIFVGGLGLTTMASFLLIMFGGGRATIAQGMVAKESIGVSQFGGLAILLGRIIMVYVAIQAVGFVLLTVRFSFLLPLGEAVWQAAFHSVSAFNNGGFVILPFEGGLASQELGKDIWTLGIFAALIVLGGISFWVMADLGRARRFHRVSLNTKLVLSAFALLTVAGTLVFFSGEYTNPQTLGPMSIKDKTVTAVFHAVSARTASLQTISFGETQQQTNFFFLGLMFVGAASASAGGGIKVNTFMVVFLAVLSSLRGRSRTTAFRREVPQEQVMRAAGIAAIALSYVFFSAFVLSFLEHDASFITLFFEAVSAFGTVGFGSGVTETLSVPGQLIIIVTMFVGDIGPLTLATALITRTGREQYRYVPERVTLG; encoded by the coding sequence ATGAACGGACCCTGGCGTAAGAAGCCGGCAGACAGCGTCGTCCACCGCCCAAGGGTGGAGCAGACGTCGCCCGTCCACATCCAGGTGGAGGAGCGCAAGCCTCCCTCACGCGCGCTCGCCACTCCCCTGCTGCTCGTCTACGGTATTGCCGCCCTGGTGTTGATCGGCACCCTGCTGCTCCTGCTGCCCGTATCCCACAACGGCCCGGGCTGGACGCCTTTCATGGTTGCGTTCTTCACAGGAACCTCCGCGGCATCTACCACGGGCCTCGCGGTTGTCGACAGTTCGTCTTACTGGAGCCCCGTCGGCCACCTGATCACTATGGTCCTTATCTTCGTCGGCGGACTCGGCCTGACGACGATGGCCTCCTTCCTCCTCATTATGTTTGGGGGAGGCAGAGCGACCATAGCGCAAGGTATGGTGGCCAAGGAGTCGATCGGAGTATCGCAATTCGGTGGGCTGGCAATACTCCTTGGCCGGATTATTATGGTGTACGTTGCGATTCAGGCAGTCGGCTTTGTGCTTCTGACCGTTAGGTTCAGCTTTCTGTTGCCACTGGGGGAGGCGGTTTGGCAGGCCGCATTCCACTCCGTTTCGGCTTTTAACAACGGGGGCTTCGTTATCCTGCCTTTCGAAGGTGGCCTTGCATCTCAGGAACTGGGCAAGGACATTTGGACGCTCGGAATTTTCGCGGCGCTAATCGTGCTCGGCGGCATAAGTTTCTGGGTCATGGCGGACCTGGGACGCGCCCGGAGATTCCACCGGGTTAGCCTGAACACCAAACTTGTGCTAAGCGCCTTCGCGCTTCTGACGGTCGCAGGCACACTCGTGTTTTTCTCGGGCGAGTACACTAACCCTCAGACGCTCGGCCCAATGTCGATTAAGGACAAGACGGTTACTGCGGTTTTTCACGCCGTGAGCGCCCGCACAGCCAGCCTCCAGACCATCTCTTTCGGCGAGACTCAGCAGCAGACCAACTTCTTCTTTCTAGGGCTCATGTTCGTAGGAGCCGCATCCGCATCCGCAGGTGGAGGCATAAAGGTCAATACGTTCATGGTTGTCTTCCTGGCGGTATTGTCCTCCCTCCGAGGCAGGTCGCGCACCACGGCTTTCAGACGAGAGGTGCCCCAGGAACAAGTCATGCGCGCTGCGGGCATTGCGGCCATAGCGCTGAGTTACGTATTCTTCAGCGCCTTCGTGCTGTCTTTCCTGGAGCACGACGCCAGTTTCATTACGCTGTTTTTCGAGGCAGTCTCCGCCTTCGGGACTGTGGGCTTCGGAAGCGGTGTCACTGAAACGCTATCTGTACCTGGACAGCTCATCATCATCGTCACGATGTTCGTCGGCGATATCGGCCCGCTGACGCTGGCCACGGCCCTCATTACCCGCACCGGCAGAGAGCAATATAGATACGTCCCCGAGCGCGTGACCCTCGGTTAG
- a CDS encoding anion transporter, with translation MFTSGVILALTYVGLVFTRLPKVPLDRPFAAYTGAVLMVLLGVLTLDQAVSAIDFNTIGLLLGMMLLAVVLKQAGLFTFLAVKSVAMAKSPGKLLVAVIVASAVGSAFLVNDVVVLLFTPVVIQACRLQRVNPVPFLTGEGMASNIGSAATIVGNPQNMLIGVTSGISFARFFAHLAPVAAVSLLILLAVMWLFYRRKLGMPPKPGEVPMQGGSTESAAPPEIDYAALCRCIPLVVAVIAAFFASSVIGVGVPIIALTAGVVAIVMSGMKPSQVIQQVDWVLLLFFAGLFVVIGGARHTGLLDILLEPLQAEPSLAGIVSLHLISATVSQVVSNVPLTVLLIPLLEDVPGDVLWLSLSSAATLAGNATIIGSVANIIVAEQAYKDGVLVGFGEFLKVGLVVTVLTLIASVGIILFQYEMGWLI, from the coding sequence ATGTTCACCTCCGGTGTAATCCTGGCCCTCACGTACGTGGGGCTGGTCTTCACGCGCCTGCCCAAGGTGCCGCTGGACCGGCCCTTCGCTGCGTATACGGGGGCGGTGCTGATGGTCTTGCTTGGCGTGCTCACGCTCGACCAGGCGGTCTCGGCGATCGATTTCAATACGATCGGCCTGCTGCTTGGGATGATGCTGCTCGCGGTGGTGCTCAAGCAGGCGGGCCTCTTTACCTTCCTGGCCGTGAAGTCCGTAGCGATGGCGAAGTCTCCCGGCAAACTGCTTGTTGCGGTCATCGTTGCGAGCGCGGTGGGCAGCGCGTTCCTTGTCAACGACGTCGTAGTGCTCCTGTTCACGCCTGTGGTTATCCAGGCGTGCCGTCTGCAGAGAGTAAATCCGGTGCCGTTCCTGACAGGGGAGGGTATGGCCTCCAACATCGGCTCCGCGGCGACGATCGTCGGCAACCCGCAGAACATGCTTATCGGCGTCACGTCCGGCATCTCCTTCGCCCGCTTCTTTGCACACCTTGCGCCTGTTGCGGCCGTCTCGCTCCTGATACTCCTGGCTGTGATGTGGCTCTTCTACCGGAGAAAACTGGGCATGCCTCCAAAGCCCGGTGAGGTACCGATGCAGGGCGGCAGCACGGAGAGCGCCGCGCCGCCGGAGATCGACTACGCCGCACTGTGCCGCTGCATCCCGCTTGTGGTTGCCGTCATCGCAGCCTTTTTCGCCAGCTCGGTGATAGGCGTGGGGGTCCCCATAATCGCCCTGACGGCCGGCGTGGTGGCGATAGTCATGAGCGGGATGAAGCCCTCACAGGTTATCCAGCAGGTGGACTGGGTGCTCCTGCTGTTCTTCGCCGGGCTGTTCGTCGTAATCGGCGGAGCGCGCCACACTGGCCTGCTCGACATACTGCTCGAACCGTTGCAGGCAGAACCGAGCCTTGCCGGCATTGTGTCTCTGCACCTGATAAGCGCGACTGTGTCGCAGGTGGTCAGCAACGTACCTCTCACGGTGCTCCTGATTCCGCTGCTGGAGGACGTGCCGGGAGACGTGCTGTGGCTCAGCCTCTCATCCGCGGCGACGCTCGCTGGGAACGCCACCATCATTGGCTCAGTAGCCAACATCATCGTCGCGGAGCAGGCATACAAGGACGGCGTGCTGGTCGGCTTCGGGGAGTTCCTGAAAGTAGGGCTGGTCGTCACTGTGCTCACGCTGATTGCCTCAGTAGGAATCATCCTCTTCCAGTACGAGATGGGTTGGCTGATTTAG
- a CDS encoding sodium-translocating pyrophosphatase: MELVWVVPIAGIAALAFAAWLAYDVLKMDRGNVAMQDIASRIVQGAMAFLNRQYRTIAILSVVAAVIIGGLLYWLGHTDVDSNGVIDSADKIGLAWRTAVAFLLGAFCSALSGFIGMYIAVRANLRTAAAAAAGSFKGAVNASLRGGAVSGFLIVALSLIGVAVIFYAYGGGDVTKMEVVPFLIVGYGFGASFVALFAQLGGGIYTKAADMGADLVGKVESGIPEDDPRNPAVIADLVGDNVGDCAGRGADLFESTAAENIGAMILGVAAFVAARNAGLPHPEVWVLLPLVIRSFGIFATIIGLLTVKADEKKDPMAALNNGFYVSVVLSVIGLGTATYFMLGDLVQNTWWIFGAGLVGIITSLLFVNVTQYYTDTKYNPVKSIGEASRTGPATNVVAGIATGLETTASAALIIGGALLVSFWLGDQVKLPDGTPLPHGGLIGTAVATMGMLMTAAYVLAMDTFGPITDNGAGIIEMSGGGEEARAIADRLDAVGNTTKAVTKGYAIGSAGLAAFLLFSAYLDEVANLLTDKLGVPTAFRVVDLAKPEVFVSAMLGVMLVFLFSALTMRAVGRTAGAIIEEVRRQFRENPNIMAGTENPDYARCVDITTKAGLREMVLPGILAVAAPIVVGVVMKWQYGGSNGAEAVAGFLMVGTIGGIMMATFFNNAGGSWDNAKKLIESGGLIDHATGKPLKKGTMAHGAAVVGDTVGDPFKDTTGPSLHVLIKLLATVTLVMAPLFI; this comes from the coding sequence ATGGAATTAGTTTGGGTCGTACCCATCGCGGGCATCGCCGCACTAGCCTTTGCTGCCTGGCTTGCCTACGACGTCCTGAAAATGGACCGGGGCAACGTCGCGATGCAGGACATTGCAAGCCGCATCGTGCAGGGCGCCATGGCGTTCCTGAATCGCCAGTACCGCACGATCGCCATCCTTTCCGTTGTGGCGGCGGTCATCATCGGCGGCCTGCTGTACTGGCTGGGACATACGGACGTCGATAGCAACGGCGTGATAGACAGCGCCGACAAGATTGGCCTGGCATGGCGCACGGCAGTTGCGTTCCTCCTTGGAGCGTTCTGCTCGGCCCTTTCCGGCTTCATTGGCATGTATATAGCTGTACGTGCCAACCTCCGCACCGCTGCGGCGGCCGCTGCGGGCAGCTTCAAGGGCGCAGTTAATGCCTCGCTTCGCGGCGGGGCCGTTTCCGGCTTCCTCATCGTCGCACTCAGCCTTATCGGCGTGGCGGTCATCTTCTACGCCTACGGCGGCGGCGACGTCACCAAGATGGAAGTCGTCCCGTTCCTGATCGTCGGCTATGGCTTCGGCGCCAGCTTCGTGGCCCTGTTCGCGCAGCTCGGCGGCGGCATCTATACCAAGGCCGCCGACATGGGCGCGGACCTTGTGGGCAAGGTGGAGTCCGGCATCCCTGAGGACGACCCCCGCAACCCGGCGGTAATCGCCGACCTGGTCGGCGACAACGTCGGCGACTGCGCGGGCCGCGGCGCGGACCTTTTCGAGTCCACGGCCGCTGAGAATATCGGCGCGATGATTCTCGGCGTGGCGGCGTTTGTCGCAGCGCGCAACGCCGGCCTCCCGCACCCCGAAGTCTGGGTGCTGCTGCCGCTGGTAATCCGCTCGTTCGGAATCTTCGCTACGATCATCGGCCTTTTGACTGTAAAGGCGGACGAGAAGAAAGACCCGATGGCCGCCCTGAACAACGGATTTTACGTGTCAGTAGTCCTCTCCGTCATCGGTCTGGGGACCGCCACGTATTTCATGCTCGGCGACCTGGTGCAGAATACGTGGTGGATCTTCGGAGCTGGCCTGGTCGGCATTATCACCAGCCTGCTGTTCGTCAACGTTACCCAGTACTACACGGACACCAAGTACAACCCGGTGAAGAGTATCGGTGAAGCCTCCCGAACAGGTCCCGCGACCAACGTGGTTGCGGGTATCGCAACGGGCCTGGAGACCACGGCCTCGGCGGCCCTTATCATCGGTGGCGCGCTACTCGTTTCGTTCTGGCTGGGCGACCAGGTCAAGCTGCCGGACGGCACGCCTCTGCCGCACGGCGGTCTCATCGGCACGGCAGTGGCGACCATGGGCATGCTCATGACCGCGGCGTACGTGCTCGCGATGGATACCTTCGGGCCCATCACGGACAATGGTGCAGGCATTATTGAGATGTCCGGCGGCGGTGAAGAAGCCAGGGCGATTGCCGACAGGCTTGATGCCGTGGGCAACACGACCAAGGCTGTGACCAAGGGCTACGCTATTGGCTCGGCCGGTCTGGCGGCATTCCTTCTGTTCAGCGCGTACCTGGACGAAGTGGCCAACCTCCTCACCGACAAGCTAGGCGTCCCGACCGCATTTAGAGTTGTAGACCTGGCCAAGCCTGAGGTGTTCGTCTCGGCAATGCTGGGCGTCATGCTCGTCTTCCTGTTCAGTGCCCTTACGATGCGCGCGGTCGGCCGCACCGCCGGCGCGATTATCGAAGAGGTCCGCAGGCAGTTCCGCGAGAACCCCAATATCATGGCCGGCACCGAGAACCCGGACTATGCCCGCTGCGTGGATATCACCACCAAGGCTGGTCTCAGGGAGATGGTCCTGCCCGGCATCCTTGCGGTTGCCGCTCCCATCGTGGTCGGCGTAGTGATGAAGTGGCAATACGGCGGCAGCAACGGCGCTGAGGCCGTCGCCGGCTTCCTGATGGTCGGCACCATCGGCGGCATAATGATGGCCACGTTCTTCAACAATGCCGGCGGCTCGTGGGACAACGCAAAGAAGCTCATTGAGTCCGGCGGCCTTATTGACCACGCCACAGGGAAGCCGCTCAAAAAGGGCACGATGGCGCATGGAGCAGCGGTCGTCGGCGACACGGTTGGCGACCCGTTCAAGGACACCACCGGCCCGTCCCTGCACGTTCTAATCAAGTTGCTTGCTACAGTAACGCTGGTTATGGCGCCCCTGTTCATCTAG